CGTCGACTTCGTCGCCGACCCGAAGGGACGCATCGTCCGCGAGGGGGCGCTGTCGCTCGAGGAGCTGCAGGCCGTCGTGGCGGGGATCCTTCCGAAGGACGATCCCGAGCCGGAGCCCGAGCCGGAGCCCGAGTCGGAGCCCGTGGCCGAGGCCGACGCCGAGCCTGCGCCGGAGCCCGAGTCGGAGCCCGTGGCCGAGCCCGAGCCCGAGGCGTAGTGCGCGAATACCTGCTGGTCCTGCTCATCGCGGCCGGCACCACCTACCTGCTGGCGGGGCTGTGCCGCCGCATCGCGGTGCGGATGGGGGCGCTGGCGAAGGTCCGCACCCGTGACGTCCACACCGAGCCCATCCCGTACTTCGGCGGGGTCGCCATGTTCGGAGGGCTCGCCGTCGCGCTGCTGGTGGCCACCAACATGCCCTTCCTCGGCCGCTTCGCCACCGTCGCCCACGACGCCTCTGCCGTGGTCTGGGCCAGCCTCATCATCTGCGCCATCGGCGTGCTCGACGACATGTACGACATGCCGGCAATCGTCAAGCTCGGCGGCCAGGTCCTGGCGGCCGGGGTGGCGGTGCTCGGAGGGGTGCGCTTCTTCTGGATCCCGCTGCCCAACGGTGGCCTGTTCTCCCCGGACGACATCACCGCCATCGCCGTCACCGTCATCGTGATCGTGGTGTGCGTCAACGCCGTGAACTTCGTCGACGGTCTCGACGGCCTCGCCGCAGGCGTCGTCGCGATCGGGTCGGGCGCCTTCTTCAGCTACACCTACGTTCTGGCCTACGACCAGCAGCTGGTCCGAGCGACGACCGCGAGCCTCATCACCGTCGCGACCTGCGGCATCGCCATCGGCTTCCTCTTCCACAACTTCCATCCGGCGAAGATGTTCATGGGCGACTCCGGCTCCATGCTGCTCGGGCTCCTGATGGCGCTGAGCACCGTGTCCTTCACCGGCCAACTCGACCACGCGGCCCTCAGCGAGGGCACCGACGCCGTGCCGGTGCTACTGCCGATCCTGTTGCCGGTCGCCGCGCTGGCCCTGCCCCTGCTCGATCTGCTCCTGGCCTGGCTGCGGCGCACCTGGAACGGGCAGAGCCCGTTCACGGCGGACAAGCAGCACCTGCACCACCGACTCCTCGCCCGCGGCCACTCCCACTGGCGGGCCGTCCTGCTCATGTACGCTTGGACGGCCGTGCTGTCGGTCGGGGTGGTGGCCATCTCGCTGCAGCACCGCTCTGCGGCCGTCTGGGTGGTGGCGGTGGCCGTGGTCCTCGTCG
The DNA window shown above is from Tessaracoccus defluvii and carries:
- a CDS encoding glycosyltransferase family 4 protein, whose translation is MREYLLVLLIAAGTTYLLAGLCRRIAVRMGALAKVRTRDVHTEPIPYFGGVAMFGGLAVALLVATNMPFLGRFATVAHDASAVVWASLIICAIGVLDDMYDMPAIVKLGGQVLAAGVAVLGGVRFFWIPLPNGGLFSPDDITAIAVTVIVIVVCVNAVNFVDGLDGLAAGVVAIGSGAFFSYTYVLAYDQQLVRATTASLITVATCGIAIGFLFHNFHPAKMFMGDSGSMLLGLLMALSTVSFTGQLDHAALSEGTDAVPVLLPILLPVAALALPLLDLLLAWLRRTWNGQSPFTADKQHLHHRLLARGHSHWRAVLLMYAWTAVLSVGVVAISLQHRSAAVWVVAVAVVLVGVLTLWPVRMAPSRIGGAEADVVDRGLDGDG